The following coding sequences are from one Cenarchaeum symbiosum A window:
- a CDS encoding signal recognition particle GTPase (COG0552): protein MLDELEISLLESDVAAEVADSIKEDLKGRLVGTSVDKHVIGEHVRESLIGIISDLFDGAGAVDLLERIRAKKDDPYIIVFVGINGTGKTTSVAKIAHMLRDSKLSVVLAAADTFRAGAIEQLREHAKRLNLKIVAQNYGSDPAAVARDAVLYARSHGVDCVLVDTAGRMQTSKNLMEQIEKIIRVVQPDLKIFVGDSLAGNDTVNQAGEFHEHIKFDCSILTKNDADARGGAALSIVKTTSTPVIYVGTGQEYGDIRPFSKETFIETVFGSEGVQGTEAAKSGGAPPAGEIPETVRETEVAVVNSGSSVEEEEMEANKRREQKTDAQAAKEREQEEMEANKRREQEQAAEQSPHDGKEHPKGGDPFDGIDTKDIEAYLELHDTPPPETDDEAERAASKIKSWISEGRQGKEAKGSWKGRFRR from the coding sequence ATGTTAGACGAGCTGGAGATCTCGCTGCTCGAATCCGACGTGGCGGCAGAGGTTGCAGATTCCATAAAGGAGGACCTCAAGGGCAGGCTGGTGGGCACCAGCGTGGACAAGCACGTCATAGGGGAGCATGTAAGGGAGAGCCTCATCGGGATAATCTCCGACCTCTTTGACGGCGCCGGCGCGGTGGACCTGCTGGAGAGAATCAGGGCCAAAAAGGATGATCCCTACATCATAGTGTTCGTCGGAATAAACGGGACCGGCAAGACCACAAGCGTGGCCAAGATAGCCCATATGCTGAGGGACTCCAAGTTATCCGTGGTGCTGGCTGCCGCAGACACGTTTCGCGCGGGCGCAATAGAGCAGCTGCGCGAGCACGCAAAGCGGCTAAACCTAAAGATCGTGGCTCAAAACTACGGTTCCGACCCGGCGGCAGTGGCCCGTGACGCAGTCCTGTACGCCAGGTCGCACGGCGTGGACTGCGTGCTGGTGGACACGGCGGGCAGGATGCAGACCAGCAAGAACCTGATGGAGCAGATTGAAAAGATAATCCGCGTGGTGCAGCCCGACCTCAAGATCTTTGTGGGCGATTCGCTGGCGGGCAACGACACTGTAAACCAGGCAGGGGAGTTCCACGAGCACATCAAGTTTGACTGCTCGATACTGACAAAGAACGACGCGGATGCAAGGGGCGGCGCGGCGCTCTCGATAGTAAAGACCACGTCCACGCCCGTGATCTACGTGGGAACGGGGCAGGAGTACGGCGACATAAGGCCTTTTAGCAAGGAGACGTTCATCGAGACCGTGTTTGGCAGCGAGGGCGTGCAGGGTACAGAAGCCGCCAAATCTGGGGGTGCCCCGCCTGCCGGGGAGATCCCGGAGACTGTGCGCGAAACGGAGGTTGCAGTCGTGAACAGCGGCTCATCTGTGGAGGAAGAGGAGATGGAGGCGAACAAGCGGCGAGAGCAAAAGACAGATGCACAGGCAGCAAAGGAGCGGGAGCAAGAGGAGATGGAGGCGAACAAGCGGCGAGAGCAGGAGCAGGCAGCAGAGCAGTCACCGCACGACGGCAAAGAGCACCCCAAAGGCGGCGACCCCTTTGACGGAATAGACACAAAGGACATCGAGGCATACCTTGAGCTGCATGACACGCCCCCGCCCGAGACCGACGACGAGGCAGAAAGGGCAGCATCCAAAATAAAATCGTGGATCTCGGAAGGCAGGCAGGGCAAAGAGGCCAAGGGATCGTGGAAGGGGAGATTCAGGCGTTGA